One Polynucleobacter sp. MG-5-Ahmo-C2 genomic window carries:
- a CDS encoding NAD(P)H-dependent oxidoreductase: MSLIHKLQWRYATKKMDPSKMVPQEKVDQILEAIRLTASSSGLQPYEVLVITNQEIREQIKPIANGQSQITDCSHLLVFAAWDNYTAERINDAFDMTEEIRNFTSEAGTAYRQMLLKAYPARDAEVNFTHAAKQVYIGLGTALIAAAYEEVDSTPMEGFDPKALDAILNLRETGLRSVVMLPLGYRKSDEDWLLKLKKVRRPKESFISWIK; the protein is encoded by the coding sequence ATGAGCCTCATTCATAAACTGCAGTGGCGCTATGCCACTAAAAAAATGGACCCATCAAAGATGGTCCCCCAAGAGAAAGTTGATCAAATTCTTGAGGCAATCCGCTTGACGGCCAGCTCTAGCGGACTACAACCCTATGAAGTACTGGTAATTACCAATCAGGAAATCCGTGAACAAATAAAACCTATTGCTAACGGCCAATCTCAAATTACAGATTGCTCACACTTACTTGTATTTGCAGCCTGGGATAACTACACGGCTGAGCGTATTAATGATGCATTTGATATGACTGAGGAAATCCGCAACTTCACCAGCGAGGCAGGAACGGCTTATCGTCAAATGCTTCTGAAAGCTTATCCAGCAAGAGATGCAGAAGTCAATTTCACGCACGCTGCGAAACAGGTTTACATTGGACTTGGTACTGCATTAATTGCGGCTGCTTATGAAGAAGTCGATAGCACCCCAATGGAGGGATTTGATCCAAAAGCACTCGATGCCATTCTGAACCTCAGGGAAACGGGGTTGCGCAGTGTTGTGATGCTCCCGCTAGGCTACAGAAAATCTGATGAAGATTGGCTGCTTAAGCTCAAGAAGGTGAGAAGACCCAAAGAAAGTTTCATTAGCTGGATCAAATAA
- a CDS encoding DsbA family oxidoreductase: protein MKPTIKIDYVSDIACPWCAVGLGNLNQAIAQLSDKVDFEVHFRPFELNPNMPLGGQDAIEHLTEKYGLSAEQVKANQANIRTKALEAGFEFHPEGRKRVYNTFNAHRLLYWVAKEYDLQKQAALKKELLNTYFCMAVNLDDQNNLLEAVKRAGLDAQRAQEVLSANEFANEVRKEEAAYTGAGISSVPSIILNDQYLLQGAQAPESFVNAFEQRIQGA from the coding sequence ATGAAGCCAACTATCAAAATTGACTACGTATCAGATATAGCTTGTCCTTGGTGCGCCGTGGGACTTGGCAATCTCAATCAAGCAATAGCCCAGCTAAGCGATAAGGTAGACTTTGAAGTGCATTTTCGACCCTTTGAACTTAATCCCAATATGCCTTTGGGCGGACAAGATGCCATTGAGCACCTCACTGAAAAGTACGGCTTAAGCGCAGAGCAAGTCAAAGCCAATCAAGCCAATATTCGCACCAAAGCATTAGAAGCTGGATTTGAATTTCATCCAGAAGGCCGGAAACGGGTTTACAACACCTTTAATGCCCATCGCCTTTTGTACTGGGTCGCCAAAGAATATGACCTGCAAAAACAGGCCGCTCTTAAAAAAGAATTACTCAACACCTACTTTTGTATGGCAGTAAACCTAGATGATCAGAACAATTTACTAGAGGCAGTTAAACGAGCTGGCTTAGATGCTCAAAGAGCACAAGAAGTTCTGAGTGCTAATGAATTTGCCAATGAGGTCAGGAAAGAAGAGGCTGCGTATACAGGCGCAGGCATCAGCTCTGTTCCGTCGATCATCCTGAATGATCAATACCTCTTACAAGGCGCTCAAGCCCCAGAGTCCTTTGTGAATGCATTTGAGCAGCGCATTCAAGGGGCCTAA
- a CDS encoding amidase → MKKIIGITEACNLIAANQLKPMDVVQASFDKANEVEPVLKAFVSRASMESMARQIKSGPLSGIPIAVKDIINTFDLPTTNGSPIYKDKTPVEDAAIVKKIRSLGGVIFGKSVTTEFAWRNPGPTTNPINAEHTPGGSSSGSAASVGAGIVPLALGSQTQGSIIRPAAYCGVVGYKASYGAVSKSGAHALSYSLDHIGFFTRSVDDMAFAFNNLKNSDSSDPELIVLPDLVFSVNRELPMLDKPKIALLETPLDHMMSDDQKQALKLAAQKLEESGAVVQKLSLPQEYWDAIQAMNLIMESEAAEIHAAHSEKVNDLLSIHIQELVARGLQHSAPAYIAAKFLQKKLRASIGAYFDEFDAFLMAPASGEAPKSLVSTGDPIFCALWSFLGIPSITIPAGKSRNGLPLGIQLIGNYRSDVKLLSVAKFSEFALGHHSKVF, encoded by the coding sequence ATGAAAAAAATAATTGGAATAACTGAGGCTTGTAACTTAATTGCTGCTAATCAATTAAAACCCATGGATGTGGTGCAAGCATCTTTTGATAAAGCGAATGAAGTGGAGCCGGTTCTCAAGGCTTTTGTCTCAAGAGCTTCAATGGAGTCAATGGCAAGGCAGATAAAGTCTGGCCCACTCTCAGGAATTCCAATTGCCGTAAAAGACATTATTAATACGTTTGATCTTCCAACGACCAATGGGTCACCTATCTATAAAGATAAAACTCCCGTTGAAGATGCTGCCATCGTTAAAAAAATTCGTAGTCTTGGCGGAGTAATTTTTGGTAAATCAGTTACCACTGAATTTGCATGGCGCAATCCGGGTCCAACGACAAACCCTATTAATGCAGAACATACGCCCGGTGGATCCTCTAGTGGATCAGCGGCATCTGTTGGTGCCGGGATTGTTCCTTTGGCGCTAGGTTCGCAAACACAAGGTTCCATCATTAGGCCGGCAGCATATTGCGGGGTAGTGGGATACAAGGCGAGCTATGGAGCAGTTTCCAAGTCTGGAGCTCACGCCTTGTCTTATTCGCTCGACCATATTGGATTTTTCACACGGTCAGTTGATGATATGGCGTTTGCTTTTAATAATTTAAAAAATAGTGATTCGTCTGACCCGGAGTTAATTGTTCTCCCCGATCTGGTATTTAGTGTCAACAGAGAATTGCCTATGTTAGATAAGCCGAAGATCGCCTTACTGGAAACGCCGCTAGATCATATGATGTCCGATGACCAAAAGCAGGCTTTGAAATTGGCCGCGCAAAAGCTTGAGGAGTCAGGTGCTGTCGTTCAAAAACTATCCTTGCCACAAGAGTATTGGGATGCGATTCAGGCAATGAATCTTATTATGGAATCTGAAGCCGCAGAAATTCATGCGGCTCATTCTGAAAAAGTAAATGATTTACTGAGCATTCATATTCAAGAGTTAGTAGCAAGAGGTTTACAACACAGTGCACCTGCCTATATTGCCGCCAAGTTTTTACAGAAAAAACTGCGTGCCTCTATCGGTGCTTATTTTGATGAATTTGATGCATTCTTAATGGCCCCTGCAAGTGGGGAAGCCCCAAAGAGCTTAGTCTCTACTGGCGATCCGATTTTCTGTGCTCTCTGGAGTTTTTTGGGAATTCCTTCGATCACTATCCCTGCAGGTAAGTCAAGGAATGGATTGCCACTGGGCATACAGCTGATTGGAAATTATCGAAGCGATGTCAAGTTACTTAGTGTGGCTAAATTTTCTGAGTTTGCTCTAGGTCATCACTCAAAAGTTTTTTGA
- a CDS encoding ABC transporter substrate-binding protein has protein sequence MKSIYRKLQVTVAALAISGASFSATAEVKTVTISQAFQSMLYLPLYVAIDKGFFKDQGLSVIKETAGSPTAALSSVLSGSSQFSIHGPEWTAIAASKGANVGVISNAVNGAAVWIATAPDVKFTSIKDIKGQKVVTGLMPTTSTSLFLKLLKENGMSDKDIDMIQVPLGTEPAALLGGQAKVAVLYEPGLDQVAIKGMKVVLGFPKTYGAYAFSSITAMKTVDPVSAQRMVNGMEVALRFMAKDPKGAIEVAKKEFPTLDPQVVENAVTRMMSENVFPKSVQITPAALKISMDTQIALGNLKEQPVFENFINETYIQNAIKLK, from the coding sequence ATGAAATCGATTTATAGAAAGCTACAAGTAACGGTTGCGGCGTTAGCCATTTCTGGCGCGTCGTTTAGCGCAACTGCTGAAGTAAAAACAGTCACTATTTCTCAGGCATTTCAGTCGATGTTGTATTTACCCCTTTATGTCGCAATTGATAAAGGTTTCTTTAAAGACCAAGGTTTAAGTGTCATTAAAGAAACTGCAGGATCTCCTACCGCAGCATTATCTTCAGTCCTTTCAGGAAGTTCACAATTTTCAATCCATGGTCCTGAGTGGACTGCTATTGCTGCCTCCAAAGGTGCCAATGTTGGTGTGATTAGTAATGCAGTGAATGGTGCAGCCGTATGGATTGCAACAGCTCCTGATGTTAAATTTACTAGCATTAAAGATATCAAGGGTCAAAAAGTAGTGACTGGTTTAATGCCAACAACAAGCACTTCTTTATTCCTAAAGTTGCTTAAAGAAAATGGCATGAGTGATAAAGATATTGATATGATCCAAGTTCCTCTTGGTACTGAGCCAGCAGCCTTATTGGGCGGCCAAGCTAAAGTAGCAGTCTTATACGAGCCAGGCCTAGATCAAGTAGCAATTAAGGGAATGAAGGTTGTTTTGGGCTTCCCGAAAACTTATGGCGCTTACGCTTTCTCTTCCATTACTGCAATGAAGACTGTTGACCCTGTTTCTGCTCAGAGAATGGTTAATGGCATGGAAGTTGCACTTCGTTTTATGGCTAAAGATCCTAAGGGTGCAATCGAGGTTGCTAAGAAAGAATTCCCAACGCTAGATCCACAAGTAGTTGAAAATGCAGTGACTCGCATGATGAGTGAGAACGTGTTTCCTAAGAGCGTTCAAATTACTCCTGCAGCACTCAAAATTTCCATGGACACACAAATTGCCTTGGGTAATCTAAAAGAGCAGCCTGTATTTGAAAACTTCATTAACGAAACTTATATTCAAAACGCTATAAAACTGAAGTAA
- a CDS encoding ABC transporter permease, which produces MSQEKRNMSQMLDTGLGKSLIQILSVVIFFAIWQTLAEFGLISEFLIGTPFGIWKRFIASVMDYSIFIDTGYTLWEALLGFVIGTLVGTSIGLLLWYSKWVSQIVEPFIVAINSVPKIALAPIILLWFGTGLGAKVVLVVSMTAIIALIAAHQATKEADKDLQSLLYSMGADRKQIFRQVVVPSSMPAIVSNFRINVGFGLVGAVVGEFISSKAGLGHMIYNASSLYELNSVWVGLFMLMIVGFFLYHGIDALERLLFPWRDDAGRTQIRM; this is translated from the coding sequence ATGAGTCAAGAAAAGCGCAATATGAGTCAAATGCTGGATACGGGTCTTGGAAAGTCCCTAATCCAAATCTTATCAGTGGTCATTTTCTTTGCTATTTGGCAAACCCTGGCAGAGTTTGGGCTTATCTCAGAGTTTTTAATTGGCACTCCGTTTGGTATTTGGAAGCGTTTTATCGCAAGTGTGATGGATTACTCCATCTTTATTGATACGGGATACACACTCTGGGAGGCTTTATTGGGTTTTGTCATTGGCACCCTTGTTGGAACAAGCATTGGTTTGCTATTGTGGTATTCGAAATGGGTTTCTCAAATTGTTGAACCATTCATTGTTGCTATTAATAGCGTCCCAAAAATTGCCTTGGCTCCCATTATTTTGCTTTGGTTTGGTACGGGCTTAGGTGCTAAGGTTGTATTGGTCGTCTCCATGACAGCCATCATTGCCCTTATTGCGGCCCATCAAGCAACCAAAGAGGCTGACAAGGATTTGCAATCGTTGCTGTATTCGATGGGCGCTGATCGCAAGCAAATATTTCGTCAGGTAGTTGTTCCTTCTTCAATGCCAGCAATCGTTTCCAACTTTCGTATCAACGTGGGTTTTGGATTGGTTGGTGCGGTTGTAGGTGAATTCATTTCATCAAAGGCTGGCTTGGGACACATGATTTACAACGCATCAAGCTTGTACGAACTTAATTCAGTTTGGGTTGGTTTATTCATGCTCATGATCGTAGGTTTCTTTCTGTATCACGGCATTGATGCACTAGAGCGCCTCTTATTCCCATGGCGCGATGATGCAGGACGTACACAAATTCGGATGTAA
- a CDS encoding ABC transporter ATP-binding protein — MTNPVVQLSLDSIHKSFASKGGPVPVLNGLTFDVMEQDFLSIIGPSGCGKSTIFNIIAGLLETDSGNMIYRGNKIQSLRGKVGYMMQKDLLFPWRTVLENVMLGLRVRGEDDANGVEKARDYLNTFGLSGFEKAYPQTLSGGMRQRVALIRTLLMDPDILLLDEPFSALDYQTRLYLESVLLDAVAKFKKTVILVTHDIDEAVALSKRVVALSTRPTLVKNVHQIDIERSSPIEARSHKNFGEYFHLLCSELDIQTRKDEVV, encoded by the coding sequence GTGACTAACCCTGTAGTTCAGCTTTCATTGGATTCAATACATAAATCATTCGCCAGCAAAGGCGGACCAGTTCCCGTTCTTAACGGACTCACATTTGACGTGATGGAGCAGGATTTTTTGAGCATCATCGGGCCTAGTGGCTGCGGAAAGTCAACCATCTTCAATATCATCGCCGGTCTGCTAGAGACTGATAGCGGCAATATGATCTATCGAGGCAACAAAATTCAAAGCCTAAGAGGTAAGGTGGGCTACATGATGCAAAAAGATCTGCTGTTCCCATGGCGCACAGTTCTTGAGAATGTCATGCTTGGATTGCGGGTGCGTGGCGAGGATGATGCTAATGGAGTGGAAAAGGCAAGAGACTATCTCAATACTTTTGGCTTATCTGGATTTGAAAAAGCTTACCCTCAAACTCTATCAGGTGGTATGCGACAGCGCGTTGCACTCATTCGTACTCTCCTAATGGATCCTGACATCCTCTTGTTGGATGAGCCATTTTCAGCTTTAGATTACCAAACCAGGCTGTACCTTGAGAGCGTTTTGTTAGATGCCGTAGCAAAGTTTAAAAAGACAGTCATTCTGGTCACTCACGATATTGATGAAGCTGTCGCTCTATCTAAACGGGTAGTTGCTCTAAGTACCAGGCCCACCCTAGTAAAAAATGTGCATCAAATTGATATTGAGCGCTCCTCGCCAATAGAGGCTAGATCGCATAAAAATTTCGGAGAATATTTTCATCTGCTTTGTTCAGAGTTGGATATCCAAACTAGAAAGGATGAAGTGGTATGA
- a CDS encoding nitroreductase family protein: MNTFDVIRERRAVKHFDPSHEFTKQETDQLLDLAMQAPSSFNIQHWRLVNVTDKALRAQLREAANNQAQVTEASLLFVVTVDIKAWEKDPARYWVNAPKEAQDILVPWIHPFYAGKEQLQRDEAMRSAGIMLQTMMLSAKAMGYDSCPMVGFDFDKVAELIHLPKDYAIAAMLVIGKGIKPAWPKPGFIPKSEMIIENHF, encoded by the coding sequence ATGAATACATTTGATGTAATCCGCGAACGCAGGGCTGTTAAGCATTTTGACCCAAGCCATGAATTTACTAAGCAAGAGACTGACCAGCTGTTAGATCTCGCTATGCAAGCGCCATCTTCATTCAATATCCAACACTGGCGTTTGGTGAATGTTACTGACAAGGCCCTCAGAGCTCAGTTGCGTGAAGCTGCAAATAATCAAGCTCAAGTTACCGAGGCATCTTTACTATTTGTAGTGACTGTTGATATCAAGGCATGGGAAAAAGATCCTGCCCGATATTGGGTCAATGCTCCTAAAGAAGCTCAAGATATATTAGTTCCCTGGATTCATCCTTTTTACGCTGGTAAAGAGCAACTACAAAGAGACGAAGCAATGCGCTCTGCTGGAATCATGTTGCAAACCATGATGCTTTCAGCTAAAGCAATGGGCTACGATTCTTGCCCAATGGTTGGTTTTGATTTTGACAAGGTTGCGGAGTTGATTCATTTGCCTAAAGACTATGCCATTGCTGCGATGTTGGTAATTGGCAAGGGAATTAAACCAGCATGGCCAAAGCCAGGATTTATCCCTAAATCAGAAATGATCATTGAAAACCATTTTTAA
- a CDS encoding STAS-like domain-containing protein: MKFANTKRSQEIRQFLVDGVRANQLDLAHAAMDRFGLTRQAIHAHFAALVKDGFLASSGSTKARVYQLGVKRFHDGLFKLKGLEESEVYSRDFGEIFNGLPKEIANICHYGFTEMLNNAIDHSEGTEVYINVERTPDSVSISIVDNGEGIFNHIARLLKLHDARESILELSKGKLTTDPSNHTGQGIFFSSRAFDEFFIFSGDLVFTHADGSGMDFLLHNEKSHQGTRVVMKIALNSERILRTVFDSFSGTEDEDYAFNKTVVPVKLALHEGGQLISRSQAKRILNRVDRFKTVLLDFKGVESIGQAFADEVFRVFVKQNPQITIHSINESLEVKKMIKAAQSNLG; encoded by the coding sequence ATGAAATTTGCCAATACAAAGCGCTCCCAAGAAATACGTCAGTTCTTGGTGGATGGCGTTAGAGCCAATCAACTCGATTTAGCTCATGCCGCAATGGACAGGTTCGGCCTTACTAGGCAGGCTATCCATGCACATTTTGCAGCGTTAGTTAAGGATGGATTTTTAGCTTCCAGCGGTAGTACGAAGGCGCGTGTATATCAGTTGGGTGTGAAACGATTTCATGATGGCCTATTTAAATTAAAGGGGCTTGAGGAGTCTGAAGTCTATTCGCGTGATTTTGGTGAAATATTTAATGGCTTGCCTAAAGAAATTGCCAATATTTGCCATTACGGTTTTACTGAAATGCTAAACAACGCCATTGATCATTCAGAGGGTACTGAGGTCTACATCAACGTGGAAAGAACGCCCGATTCTGTTTCAATATCAATTGTTGATAATGGCGAGGGAATTTTTAACCATATTGCTAGATTATTAAAGCTGCACGATGCACGTGAGTCTATTTTGGAATTGAGCAAAGGAAAGCTCACTACTGATCCAAGTAATCATACTGGGCAAGGAATCTTTTTCTCATCCCGTGCTTTTGATGAATTCTTTATTTTCTCTGGTGATTTAGTCTTTACACACGCTGACGGTTCGGGAATGGACTTTTTACTTCATAACGAAAAAAGTCATCAAGGAACTAGGGTTGTTATGAAAATAGCGCTTAATTCAGAAAGAATATTGCGTACGGTATTTGATAGTTTTAGTGGTACAGAAGACGAAGATTACGCGTTTAATAAAACCGTTGTTCCGGTGAAGCTGGCTCTACACGAAGGTGGCCAGCTTATTTCGCGCTCTCAGGCAAAGCGAATTTTAAATCGCGTTGATCGTTTTAAGACTGTACTGTTGGATTTTAAGGGTGTTGAATCAATTGGTCAGGCATTTGCAGACGAAGTGTTTCGCGTTTTTGTTAAACAAAATCCGCAAATTACCATTCACTCCATTAATGAGAGTCTTGAGGTGAAAAAAATGATTAAAGCTGCTCAAAGTAATTTGGGATAG